One Glycine soja cultivar W05 chromosome 2, ASM419377v2, whole genome shotgun sequence genomic region harbors:
- the LOC114401876 gene encoding mitogen-activated protein kinase 10-like isoform X4, giving the protein MQQDQRKKGSMEMEFFSDYGDVSRYKIQEVIGKGSYGVVCSAIDSHTGEKVAIKKIHDIFEHVSDAARILREIKLLRLLRHPDIVEIKHVMLPPSRRDFKDIYVVFELMESDLHQVIKANDDLTKEHYQFFLYQLLRALKYIHTASVYHRDLKPKNILANANCKLKICDFGLARVAFNDTPTTVFWTDYVATRWYRAPELCGSFYSRYTPAIDIWSIGCIFAEVLIGKPLFPGKNVVHQLDLMTDLLGTPSLDAISKVRNDKARRYLTSMRKKQPIPFAQKFPNADPLALQLLERLLAFDPKDRPTAEEALADPYFKGLSKIEREPSCQPITKMEFEFERRRVTKEEIGELIFREILEYHPQLLKDYINGTERTNFLYPSAVDQFKQQFAHLEEDSGKCCPIMPLERKHVSLPRSTIVHSNMVPLKEQSNIASCINRQTAEEYNKNSRDTENPAPSYIQGLQKFPQAKPGKVVGPVIPYEYASVVKGTYDPRTFMRGSVLPSQPIPPTNHYQRSTSGKQERNQQDRAG; this is encoded by the exons ATGCAGCAAGATCAAAGAAAAAAG GGTTCAATGGAGATGGAATTTTTCTCCGATTATGGTGATGTCAGCAGGTACAAAATTCAAGAGGTCATTGGAAAAGGAAGCTATGGTGTTGTTTGTTCAGCTATTGACAGTCATACTGGCGAAAAAGTAGCAATTAAAAAGATTCATGATATCTTTGAGCATGTATCCGATGCTGCGCGTATTCTGCGTGAGATAAAGTTGCTTAGACTTCTTCGACATCCTGATATTGTTGAAATTAAGCATGTTATGCTGCCTCCTTCTAGGAGGgactttaaagatatttatgttgtttttGAGCTCATGGAGTCTGATCTGCATCAAGTCATTAAAGCCAATGATGACCTAACAAAAGAGCactatcaattttttctttaccaGTTACTTCGAGCATTGAAGTATATTCACACTG CAAGTGTCTATCACCGAGACTTGAAGCCAAAGAATATACTGGCCAATGCAAACTGTAAACTTAAAATATGTGATTTTGGGTTAGCTAGAGTTGCTTTCAATGACACACCAACAACTGTATTTTGGACG GATTATGTTGCTACAAGGTGGTATAGAGCACCAGAACTCTGTGGATCATTTTACTCAAGG TATACTCCAGCAATTGACATTTGGAGTATAGGTTGCATATTTGCTGAAGTATTAATAGGAAAGCCTCTTTTCCCTGGAAAAAATGTTGTCCATCAGTTGGATCTGATGACAGATTTGCTTGGCACTCCCTCGCTGGATGCTATATCCaag GTACGCAATGATAAGGCACGGAGATACCTGACTAGTATGAGGAAAAAACAACCTATACCATTTGCACAAAAGTTTCCTAATGCTGATCCTTTAGCACTACAACTACTGGAAAGGTTGCTTGCCTTTGATCCAAAAGACCGGCCTACTGCTGAAGAG GCATTAGCTGATCCTTACTTCAAGGGACTTTCAAAGATTGAGAGGGAACCATCTTGCCAGCCTATTACAAAAAtggagtttgaatttgaaagaAGAAGAGTCACAAAGGAAGAAATTGGAGAGTTAATTTTCCGTGAGATTCTAGAGTATCATCCTCAACTATTGAAAGACTACATAAATGGAACAGAGAGAACTAATTTTCTTTACCCAAG TGCTGTTGATCAATTCAAACAGCAGTTTGCTCATCTCGAGGAAGACAGTGGTAAATGTTGTCCAATTATGCCACTTGAAAGAAAGCATGTATCACTGCCCAG GTCAACAATTGTACATTCAAATATGGTACCCTTGAAAGAGCAATCAAACATTGCTTCCTGCATAAACCGGCAAACAGCTGAGGAATATAATAAGAATTCCAGGGATACAGAAAATCCTGCGCCAAGTTACATTCAGGGTCTGCAAAAATTTCCACAAG CAAAACCTGGAAAAGTTGTTGGGCCAGTGATTCCATAcgaatatgcaagtgttgtcAAGGGTACATATGATCCAAGGACATTTATGAGAGGTTCTGTGCTTCCTTCTCAACCTATCCCCCCTACGAATCACTATCAAAGATCAACCTCTGGAAAACAAGAAAG GAATCAACAAGATAGAGCAGGATGA
- the LOC114401876 gene encoding mitogen-activated protein kinase 20-like isoform X2, which translates to MGSMEMEFFSDYGDVSRYKIQEVIGKGSYGVVCSAIDSHTGEKVAIKKIHDIFEHVSDAARILREIKLLRLLRHPDIVEIKHVMLPPSRRDFKDIYVVFELMESDLHQVIKANDDLTKEHYQFFLYQLLRALKYIHTASVYHRDLKPKNILANANCKLKICDFGLARVAFNDTPTTVFWTDYVATRWYRAPELCGSFYSRYTPAIDIWSIGCIFAEVLIGKPLFPGKNVVHQLDLMTDLLGTPSLDAISKVRNDKARRYLTSMRKKQPIPFAQKFPNADPLALQLLERLLAFDPKDRPTAEEALADPYFKGLSKIEREPSCQPITKMEFEFERRRVTKEEIGELIFREILEYHPQLLKDYINGTERTNFLYPSAVDQFKQQFAHLEEDSGKCCPIMPLERKHVSLPRSTIVHSNMVPLKEQSNIASCINRQTAEEYNKNSRDTENPAPSYIQGLQKFPQAKPGKVVGPVIPYEYASVVKGTYDPRTFMRGSVLPSQPIPPTNHYQRSTSGKQERSATEADKGVSLQSKLAKQCGVNVKIAPEIAINIDTNPFFMTRAGINKIEQDDRIAIETKLLQSKAHQYGGISTTAHRKVGPVQYGMTRLL; encoded by the exons ATG GGTTCAATGGAGATGGAATTTTTCTCCGATTATGGTGATGTCAGCAGGTACAAAATTCAAGAGGTCATTGGAAAAGGAAGCTATGGTGTTGTTTGTTCAGCTATTGACAGTCATACTGGCGAAAAAGTAGCAATTAAAAAGATTCATGATATCTTTGAGCATGTATCCGATGCTGCGCGTATTCTGCGTGAGATAAAGTTGCTTAGACTTCTTCGACATCCTGATATTGTTGAAATTAAGCATGTTATGCTGCCTCCTTCTAGGAGGgactttaaagatatttatgttgtttttGAGCTCATGGAGTCTGATCTGCATCAAGTCATTAAAGCCAATGATGACCTAACAAAAGAGCactatcaattttttctttaccaGTTACTTCGAGCATTGAAGTATATTCACACTG CAAGTGTCTATCACCGAGACTTGAAGCCAAAGAATATACTGGCCAATGCAAACTGTAAACTTAAAATATGTGATTTTGGGTTAGCTAGAGTTGCTTTCAATGACACACCAACAACTGTATTTTGGACG GATTATGTTGCTACAAGGTGGTATAGAGCACCAGAACTCTGTGGATCATTTTACTCAAGG TATACTCCAGCAATTGACATTTGGAGTATAGGTTGCATATTTGCTGAAGTATTAATAGGAAAGCCTCTTTTCCCTGGAAAAAATGTTGTCCATCAGTTGGATCTGATGACAGATTTGCTTGGCACTCCCTCGCTGGATGCTATATCCaag GTACGCAATGATAAGGCACGGAGATACCTGACTAGTATGAGGAAAAAACAACCTATACCATTTGCACAAAAGTTTCCTAATGCTGATCCTTTAGCACTACAACTACTGGAAAGGTTGCTTGCCTTTGATCCAAAAGACCGGCCTACTGCTGAAGAG GCATTAGCTGATCCTTACTTCAAGGGACTTTCAAAGATTGAGAGGGAACCATCTTGCCAGCCTATTACAAAAAtggagtttgaatttgaaagaAGAAGAGTCACAAAGGAAGAAATTGGAGAGTTAATTTTCCGTGAGATTCTAGAGTATCATCCTCAACTATTGAAAGACTACATAAATGGAACAGAGAGAACTAATTTTCTTTACCCAAG TGCTGTTGATCAATTCAAACAGCAGTTTGCTCATCTCGAGGAAGACAGTGGTAAATGTTGTCCAATTATGCCACTTGAAAGAAAGCATGTATCACTGCCCAG GTCAACAATTGTACATTCAAATATGGTACCCTTGAAAGAGCAATCAAACATTGCTTCCTGCATAAACCGGCAAACAGCTGAGGAATATAATAAGAATTCCAGGGATACAGAAAATCCTGCGCCAAGTTACATTCAGGGTCTGCAAAAATTTCCACAAG CAAAACCTGGAAAAGTTGTTGGGCCAGTGATTCCATAcgaatatgcaagtgttgtcAAGGGTACATATGATCCAAGGACATTTATGAGAGGTTCTGTGCTTCCTTCTCAACCTATCCCCCCTACGAATCACTATCAAAGATCAACCTCTGGAAAACAAGAAAGGTCAGCAACAGAAGCTGACAAGGGTGTGTCTTTACAATCAAAACTTGCTAAGCAATGTGGTGTGAATGTCAAAATAGCACCAGAGATAGCTATAAATATTGACACCAACCCTTTTTTCATGACACGAGCAGGAATCAACAAGATAGAGCAGGATGACCGAATAGCCATAGAGACAAAGTTGCTGCAGTCAAAGGCTCATCAATATGGTGGGATTAGTACCACTGCTCATAGAAAGGTTGGACCTGTTCAGTATGGTATGACAAGGTTGTTGTAG
- the LOC114401919 gene encoding peroxisomal and mitochondrial division factor 2-like isoform X1 has translation MKEKESIMADEGVANGGVDDQYGEESATKIAALQRERDELVSENAARKEEIKKLTAELDGLRSDGADRSEKIEELQREVAQSRDAAKATEVIAARAADLETEVARLHHDMVAEMTAAEEARADAAELRKVLGETESRVESLERELAGLKKVKAESEVRVRDLERKIGVLETKEIEERNKRIRFEEETRDKIDEKEREIKGYRQKVEGLEKVAAEKKTELDELVKQKLRLEESLRESEEKVTGLESSILQLREEAKEAERVIISLNEKAVETVETIDRGLNGVHGEGKKGLKLQWPVVAAGSTGAVVAAAAVIYVCYGKRR, from the exons ATGAAGGAAAAAG AATCTATTATGGCGGATGAAGGTGTTGCCAACGGCGGCGTCGATGATCAGTACGGCGAAGAATCGGCGACTAAGATCGCGGCGTTGCAACGCGAGCGCGACGAATTGGTGAGCGAAAACGCGGCGAGGAAGGAGGAGATCAAGAAGCTGACGGCGGAGCTCGACGGATTGAGGAGCGACGGTGCAGATAGGAGCGAGAAGATTGAAGAGCTGCAGAGAGAAGTAGCGCAGTCGCGTGATGCTGCCAAAGCGACGGAGGTTATCGCCGCGAGGGCGGCGGACCTGGAGACGGAGGTGGCGAGGCTTCACCACGATATGGTAGCGGAGATGACTGCGGCAGAGGAGGCGAGGGCGGATGCCGCTGAATTGAGGAAGGTTTTGGGAGAGACAGAGTCTAGGGTTGAGTCTCTGGAAAGGGAATTGGCAGGGTTGAAGAAGGTGAAGGCTGAGAGTGAGGTTAGGGTTAGGGATTTGGAGAGGAAGATTGGAGTTCTGGAGACTAAGGAAATTGAGGAAAGAAACAAGAGAATTAGGTTTGAGGAGGAGACTAGGGATAAGATTGATGAAAAGGAGAGGGAAATTAAGGGTTACAGACAGAAGGTTGAGGGATTGGAGAAGGTTGCTGCTGAGAAAAAAACAGAATTAGATGAGTTGGTTAAACAGAAATTGAGGTTGGAGGAATCACTTAGAGAATCTGAGGAGAAAGTGACTGGTTTGGAGTCCAGTATTCTTCAATTGCGTGAGGAAGCAAAGGAAGCCGAGAGGGTGATCATATCGCTGAATGAAAAGGCGGTGGAGACGGTTGAGACAATCGACAGAGGTTTGAATGGTGTACATGGTGAAGGGAAGAAGGGATTGAAGTTGCAGTGGCCAGTGGTGGCAGCAGGGTCTACAGGAGCTGTTGTTGCAGCTGCTGCTGTAATCTACGTGTGCTATGGGAAACGGAGGTGA
- the LOC114401876 gene encoding mitogen-activated protein kinase 20-like isoform X1 translates to MQQDQRKKGSMEMEFFSDYGDVSRYKIQEVIGKGSYGVVCSAIDSHTGEKVAIKKIHDIFEHVSDAARILREIKLLRLLRHPDIVEIKHVMLPPSRRDFKDIYVVFELMESDLHQVIKANDDLTKEHYQFFLYQLLRALKYIHTASVYHRDLKPKNILANANCKLKICDFGLARVAFNDTPTTVFWTDYVATRWYRAPELCGSFYSRYTPAIDIWSIGCIFAEVLIGKPLFPGKNVVHQLDLMTDLLGTPSLDAISKVRNDKARRYLTSMRKKQPIPFAQKFPNADPLALQLLERLLAFDPKDRPTAEEALADPYFKGLSKIEREPSCQPITKMEFEFERRRVTKEEIGELIFREILEYHPQLLKDYINGTERTNFLYPSAVDQFKQQFAHLEEDSGKCCPIMPLERKHVSLPRSTIVHSNMVPLKEQSNIASCINRQTAEEYNKNSRDTENPAPSYIQGLQKFPQAKPGKVVGPVIPYEYASVVKGTYDPRTFMRGSVLPSQPIPPTNHYQRSTSGKQERSATEADKGVSLQSKLAKQCGVNVKIAPEIAINIDTNPFFMTRAGINKIEQDDRIAIETKLLQSKAHQYGGISTTAHRKVGPVQYGMTRLL, encoded by the exons ATGCAGCAAGATCAAAGAAAAAAG GGTTCAATGGAGATGGAATTTTTCTCCGATTATGGTGATGTCAGCAGGTACAAAATTCAAGAGGTCATTGGAAAAGGAAGCTATGGTGTTGTTTGTTCAGCTATTGACAGTCATACTGGCGAAAAAGTAGCAATTAAAAAGATTCATGATATCTTTGAGCATGTATCCGATGCTGCGCGTATTCTGCGTGAGATAAAGTTGCTTAGACTTCTTCGACATCCTGATATTGTTGAAATTAAGCATGTTATGCTGCCTCCTTCTAGGAGGgactttaaagatatttatgttgtttttGAGCTCATGGAGTCTGATCTGCATCAAGTCATTAAAGCCAATGATGACCTAACAAAAGAGCactatcaattttttctttaccaGTTACTTCGAGCATTGAAGTATATTCACACTG CAAGTGTCTATCACCGAGACTTGAAGCCAAAGAATATACTGGCCAATGCAAACTGTAAACTTAAAATATGTGATTTTGGGTTAGCTAGAGTTGCTTTCAATGACACACCAACAACTGTATTTTGGACG GATTATGTTGCTACAAGGTGGTATAGAGCACCAGAACTCTGTGGATCATTTTACTCAAGG TATACTCCAGCAATTGACATTTGGAGTATAGGTTGCATATTTGCTGAAGTATTAATAGGAAAGCCTCTTTTCCCTGGAAAAAATGTTGTCCATCAGTTGGATCTGATGACAGATTTGCTTGGCACTCCCTCGCTGGATGCTATATCCaag GTACGCAATGATAAGGCACGGAGATACCTGACTAGTATGAGGAAAAAACAACCTATACCATTTGCACAAAAGTTTCCTAATGCTGATCCTTTAGCACTACAACTACTGGAAAGGTTGCTTGCCTTTGATCCAAAAGACCGGCCTACTGCTGAAGAG GCATTAGCTGATCCTTACTTCAAGGGACTTTCAAAGATTGAGAGGGAACCATCTTGCCAGCCTATTACAAAAAtggagtttgaatttgaaagaAGAAGAGTCACAAAGGAAGAAATTGGAGAGTTAATTTTCCGTGAGATTCTAGAGTATCATCCTCAACTATTGAAAGACTACATAAATGGAACAGAGAGAACTAATTTTCTTTACCCAAG TGCTGTTGATCAATTCAAACAGCAGTTTGCTCATCTCGAGGAAGACAGTGGTAAATGTTGTCCAATTATGCCACTTGAAAGAAAGCATGTATCACTGCCCAG GTCAACAATTGTACATTCAAATATGGTACCCTTGAAAGAGCAATCAAACATTGCTTCCTGCATAAACCGGCAAACAGCTGAGGAATATAATAAGAATTCCAGGGATACAGAAAATCCTGCGCCAAGTTACATTCAGGGTCTGCAAAAATTTCCACAAG CAAAACCTGGAAAAGTTGTTGGGCCAGTGATTCCATAcgaatatgcaagtgttgtcAAGGGTACATATGATCCAAGGACATTTATGAGAGGTTCTGTGCTTCCTTCTCAACCTATCCCCCCTACGAATCACTATCAAAGATCAACCTCTGGAAAACAAGAAAGGTCAGCAACAGAAGCTGACAAGGGTGTGTCTTTACAATCAAAACTTGCTAAGCAATGTGGTGTGAATGTCAAAATAGCACCAGAGATAGCTATAAATATTGACACCAACCCTTTTTTCATGACACGAGCAGGAATCAACAAGATAGAGCAGGATGACCGAATAGCCATAGAGACAAAGTTGCTGCAGTCAAAGGCTCATCAATATGGTGGGATTAGTACCACTGCTCATAGAAAGGTTGGACCTGTTCAGTATGGTATGACAAGGTTGTTGTAG
- the LOC114401876 gene encoding mitogen-activated protein kinase 10-like isoform X3: MQQDQRKKGSMEMEFFSDYGDVSRYKIQEVIGKGSYGVVCSAIDSHTGEKVAIKKIHDIFEHVSDAARILREIKLLRLLRHPDIVEIKHVMLPPSRRDFKDIYVVFELMESDLHQVIKANDDLTKEHYQFFLYQLLRALKYIHTASVYHRDLKPKNILANANCKLKICDFGLARVAFNDTPTTVFWTDYVATRWYRAPELCGSFYSRYTPAIDIWSIGCIFAEVLIGKPLFPGKNVVHQLDLMTDLLGTPSLDAISKVRNDKARRYLTSMRKKQPIPFAQKFPNADPLALQLLERLLAFDPKDRPTAEEALADPYFKGLSKIEREPSCQPITKMEFEFERRRVTKEEIGELIFREILEYHPQLLKDYINGTERTNFLYPSAVDQFKQQFAHLEEDSGKCCPIMPLERKHVSLPRSTIVHSNMVPLKEQSNIASCINRQTAEEYNKNSRDTENPAPSYIQGLQKFPQAKPGKVVGPVIPYEYASVVKGTYDPRTFMRGSVLPSQPIPPTNHYQRSTSGKQERSATEADKGINKIEQDDRIAIETKLLQSKAHQYGGISTTAHRKVGPVQYGMTRLL; the protein is encoded by the exons ATGCAGCAAGATCAAAGAAAAAAG GGTTCAATGGAGATGGAATTTTTCTCCGATTATGGTGATGTCAGCAGGTACAAAATTCAAGAGGTCATTGGAAAAGGAAGCTATGGTGTTGTTTGTTCAGCTATTGACAGTCATACTGGCGAAAAAGTAGCAATTAAAAAGATTCATGATATCTTTGAGCATGTATCCGATGCTGCGCGTATTCTGCGTGAGATAAAGTTGCTTAGACTTCTTCGACATCCTGATATTGTTGAAATTAAGCATGTTATGCTGCCTCCTTCTAGGAGGgactttaaagatatttatgttgtttttGAGCTCATGGAGTCTGATCTGCATCAAGTCATTAAAGCCAATGATGACCTAACAAAAGAGCactatcaattttttctttaccaGTTACTTCGAGCATTGAAGTATATTCACACTG CAAGTGTCTATCACCGAGACTTGAAGCCAAAGAATATACTGGCCAATGCAAACTGTAAACTTAAAATATGTGATTTTGGGTTAGCTAGAGTTGCTTTCAATGACACACCAACAACTGTATTTTGGACG GATTATGTTGCTACAAGGTGGTATAGAGCACCAGAACTCTGTGGATCATTTTACTCAAGG TATACTCCAGCAATTGACATTTGGAGTATAGGTTGCATATTTGCTGAAGTATTAATAGGAAAGCCTCTTTTCCCTGGAAAAAATGTTGTCCATCAGTTGGATCTGATGACAGATTTGCTTGGCACTCCCTCGCTGGATGCTATATCCaag GTACGCAATGATAAGGCACGGAGATACCTGACTAGTATGAGGAAAAAACAACCTATACCATTTGCACAAAAGTTTCCTAATGCTGATCCTTTAGCACTACAACTACTGGAAAGGTTGCTTGCCTTTGATCCAAAAGACCGGCCTACTGCTGAAGAG GCATTAGCTGATCCTTACTTCAAGGGACTTTCAAAGATTGAGAGGGAACCATCTTGCCAGCCTATTACAAAAAtggagtttgaatttgaaagaAGAAGAGTCACAAAGGAAGAAATTGGAGAGTTAATTTTCCGTGAGATTCTAGAGTATCATCCTCAACTATTGAAAGACTACATAAATGGAACAGAGAGAACTAATTTTCTTTACCCAAG TGCTGTTGATCAATTCAAACAGCAGTTTGCTCATCTCGAGGAAGACAGTGGTAAATGTTGTCCAATTATGCCACTTGAAAGAAAGCATGTATCACTGCCCAG GTCAACAATTGTACATTCAAATATGGTACCCTTGAAAGAGCAATCAAACATTGCTTCCTGCATAAACCGGCAAACAGCTGAGGAATATAATAAGAATTCCAGGGATACAGAAAATCCTGCGCCAAGTTACATTCAGGGTCTGCAAAAATTTCCACAAG CAAAACCTGGAAAAGTTGTTGGGCCAGTGATTCCATAcgaatatgcaagtgttgtcAAGGGTACATATGATCCAAGGACATTTATGAGAGGTTCTGTGCTTCCTTCTCAACCTATCCCCCCTACGAATCACTATCAAAGATCAACCTCTGGAAAACAAGAAAGGTCAGCAACAGAAGCTGACAAGG GAATCAACAAGATAGAGCAGGATGACCGAATAGCCATAGAGACAAAGTTGCTGCAGTCAAAGGCTCATCAATATGGTGGGATTAGTACCACTGCTCATAGAAAGGTTGGACCTGTTCAGTATGGTATGACAAGGTTGTTGTAG
- the LOC114401919 gene encoding peroxisomal and mitochondrial division factor 2-like isoform X2, producing the protein MADEGVANGGVDDQYGEESATKIAALQRERDELVSENAARKEEIKKLTAELDGLRSDGADRSEKIEELQREVAQSRDAAKATEVIAARAADLETEVARLHHDMVAEMTAAEEARADAAELRKVLGETESRVESLERELAGLKKVKAESEVRVRDLERKIGVLETKEIEERNKRIRFEEETRDKIDEKEREIKGYRQKVEGLEKVAAEKKTELDELVKQKLRLEESLRESEEKVTGLESSILQLREEAKEAERVIISLNEKAVETVETIDRGLNGVHGEGKKGLKLQWPVVAAGSTGAVVAAAAVIYVCYGKRR; encoded by the coding sequence ATGGCGGATGAAGGTGTTGCCAACGGCGGCGTCGATGATCAGTACGGCGAAGAATCGGCGACTAAGATCGCGGCGTTGCAACGCGAGCGCGACGAATTGGTGAGCGAAAACGCGGCGAGGAAGGAGGAGATCAAGAAGCTGACGGCGGAGCTCGACGGATTGAGGAGCGACGGTGCAGATAGGAGCGAGAAGATTGAAGAGCTGCAGAGAGAAGTAGCGCAGTCGCGTGATGCTGCCAAAGCGACGGAGGTTATCGCCGCGAGGGCGGCGGACCTGGAGACGGAGGTGGCGAGGCTTCACCACGATATGGTAGCGGAGATGACTGCGGCAGAGGAGGCGAGGGCGGATGCCGCTGAATTGAGGAAGGTTTTGGGAGAGACAGAGTCTAGGGTTGAGTCTCTGGAAAGGGAATTGGCAGGGTTGAAGAAGGTGAAGGCTGAGAGTGAGGTTAGGGTTAGGGATTTGGAGAGGAAGATTGGAGTTCTGGAGACTAAGGAAATTGAGGAAAGAAACAAGAGAATTAGGTTTGAGGAGGAGACTAGGGATAAGATTGATGAAAAGGAGAGGGAAATTAAGGGTTACAGACAGAAGGTTGAGGGATTGGAGAAGGTTGCTGCTGAGAAAAAAACAGAATTAGATGAGTTGGTTAAACAGAAATTGAGGTTGGAGGAATCACTTAGAGAATCTGAGGAGAAAGTGACTGGTTTGGAGTCCAGTATTCTTCAATTGCGTGAGGAAGCAAAGGAAGCCGAGAGGGTGATCATATCGCTGAATGAAAAGGCGGTGGAGACGGTTGAGACAATCGACAGAGGTTTGAATGGTGTACATGGTGAAGGGAAGAAGGGATTGAAGTTGCAGTGGCCAGTGGTGGCAGCAGGGTCTACAGGAGCTGTTGTTGCAGCTGCTGCTGTAATCTACGTGTGCTATGGGAAACGGAGGTGA
- the LOC114401895 gene encoding transcription factor PAR2-like: MEQEDNTIIPTFLRKPAADQNNNNNNNNNSPTTPSHKSLHVFRRSRRRWRKEVAVKEDEDVDEGDDREEIERKIHALQRIVPGGESLGVDKLFDETAGYILALQYQVKALRALTGFFDKLEKEKTKFGG, translated from the coding sequence atgGAACAAGAAGATAACACTATCATACCCACATTCCTCAGAAAACCTGCAGCAGAccagaacaacaacaacaacaacaacaacaactctcCCACCACCCCTTCTCACAAGTCTTTGCATGTTTTCCGCCGCAGCAGGAGGCGGTGGAGGAAGGAAGTGGCAGtgaaagaagatgaagatgttGATGAGGGTGATGACAGAGAAGAGATAGAGAGGAAGATTCATGCATTGCAGAGGATTGTGCCTGGCGGTGAGTCTTTAGGCGTGGACAAGCTCTTTGATGAAACTGCTGGATATATTCTTGCTTTGCAGTACCAAGTCAAAGCCTTGAGGGCTCTCACTGGATTCTTTGACAAGCTGGAGAAGGAGAAGACAAAGTTTGGAGGTTGa